In Parasphingorhabdus halotolerans, a single window of DNA contains:
- a CDS encoding glutathione S-transferase family protein: protein MTLTFYTNPMSRGQIVRWALHEAGADYDQVLLDYGTTMKALDYLKVNPMGKVPAIVHDGKTVTECAAICAYLAEVFPASGLSPTENERADYYRWLFFTAGPLEQAITDKHLGITPTEDQQRMAGYGNLERAVDVLDGALSNREYICGVRFTMADVYVGSQVDWGLQFGTLPERNSFKAYAERFRERDAYKAAKAIDMALMPEAED from the coding sequence ATGACCCTCACCTTTTACACTAACCCGATGTCACGCGGCCAGATTGTAAGATGGGCATTGCATGAGGCGGGTGCGGACTATGATCAGGTCTTGCTGGATTATGGTACAACAATGAAGGCCCTTGATTATCTGAAGGTCAATCCTATGGGTAAAGTCCCTGCGATTGTTCACGACGGCAAGACAGTAACCGAATGCGCTGCTATTTGCGCATATTTAGCAGAGGTATTCCCGGCTAGCGGACTGAGCCCCACCGAAAACGAGCGTGCCGATTATTATCGCTGGCTGTTTTTTACGGCTGGTCCGCTGGAACAGGCCATTACCGATAAGCATTTGGGCATAACGCCGACCGAAGATCAGCAACGAATGGCTGGATACGGGAATCTGGAGAGAGCTGTCGATGTCCTCGATGGTGCACTTTCCAATCGCGAATATATTTGCGGCGTCAGGTTCACAATGGCCGATGTTTATGTCGGCTCTCAGGTCGATTGGGGATTGCAATTTGGTACTCTGCCGGAGCGCAACAGTTTCAAAGCCTATGCTGAGCGTTTTAGGGAACGGGACGCTTATAAAGCCGCCAAGGCTATTGATATGGCTTTGATGCCTGAAGCGGAGGATTAG